A genomic window from Pseudomonas argentinensis includes:
- a CDS encoding extracellular solute-binding protein, whose translation MRRPLLSLFFGLATSFPAWATLSESHGYAQFGALKYPASFTHFDWVNPEAPKGGTLRIMAAGSFDTLNPYTLKGTSPVATANFLQYGVTELNEPLMVGTGLYDPSGDEPASSYGLIAHSVEYSEDRSWVVFNLRPEARFHDGKPITAYDVAFSYRLLRKEGHPQYRTSLQEVKRVDILNRHRVRFVLKRANNPLLILRLGELPVLPQHYWKDRDFKATTFEPPLGSGPYRITRVNPGRSLTFERVEDWWGASLPVNRGKYNVDRVEVDFYRDSHVAFEAFKAGEFDFYIEQQAKNWANNYRFPAVSRGDVVRAEIPHQIPTQTQALFMNTRRATFEDARVREALGLMFDFEWTNRTLFNSAYTRAASYYPNSEFSARGKPEGAEWLLLSPFRGQLPARLFTEPFTMPVTDGRGIPRETMRRALGLLAEAGFKPSGQRLTNAKGHPLRFEILLVNPNLERILQPFTENLASIGIQANLRTVDRAQYKQRLDRFEFDMILLTLPQTLSPGLEQSLYFHSSQASVKGGKNYAGIKDPVVDALLEKLLAARTRDEQVAATRALDRVMLWQYYTIPNWYIDYHRLAYRNRFAFVATPPYTLGLRSWWLKPTETTQ comes from the coding sequence TTGAGACGCCCTCTCCTCTCGCTGTTTTTTGGCCTGGCCACCAGCTTCCCGGCCTGGGCAACGCTCAGCGAAAGCCATGGCTATGCGCAGTTCGGCGCACTCAAGTATCCCGCCAGTTTCACCCACTTCGACTGGGTCAACCCCGAAGCCCCCAAGGGCGGCACCTTGCGCATCATGGCCGCGGGCAGCTTCGACACGCTCAACCCCTACACCCTGAAGGGCACCAGCCCGGTGGCCACCGCCAACTTTCTTCAATACGGCGTGACCGAGCTGAACGAGCCGCTGATGGTGGGCACCGGGCTGTACGATCCGTCCGGTGACGAGCCGGCCTCCAGCTACGGGCTGATCGCCCACTCCGTGGAATACAGCGAAGACCGCAGCTGGGTGGTGTTCAACCTGCGCCCGGAGGCGCGCTTCCACGATGGCAAGCCCATCACCGCCTATGACGTGGCGTTTTCCTACCGATTGCTGCGCAAGGAAGGCCACCCGCAGTACCGCACCAGCCTGCAGGAAGTGAAACGGGTCGATATCCTCAACCGCCATCGCGTGCGCTTCGTGCTCAAGCGGGCCAACAATCCGTTGCTGATCCTGCGCCTCGGCGAGCTGCCGGTGTTGCCCCAGCACTACTGGAAAGACCGCGACTTCAAGGCCACCACCTTCGAACCGCCGCTGGGCAGCGGCCCCTACCGCATCACCCGGGTCAATCCGGGGCGCAGCCTGACCTTCGAGCGGGTGGAGGACTGGTGGGGCGCGTCCTTGCCGGTCAACCGCGGCAAATACAACGTCGACCGGGTCGAGGTGGACTTCTACCGCGACAGCCATGTCGCCTTCGAGGCCTTCAAGGCCGGCGAATTCGACTTCTATATCGAACAGCAGGCAAAGAACTGGGCCAACAACTACCGCTTTCCGGCGGTAAGCCGCGGCGACGTGGTGCGGGCGGAAATCCCCCACCAGATTCCCACCCAGACCCAGGCGCTGTTCATGAACACCCGCCGCGCCACCTTCGAGGATGCACGCGTGCGCGAAGCCCTGGGCCTGATGTTCGATTTCGAGTGGACCAACCGCACCCTGTTCAACAGCGCCTACACCCGCGCTGCCAGCTATTACCCGAACAGCGAGTTTTCCGCCAGGGGCAAACCCGAAGGCGCCGAGTGGCTGCTGCTGTCGCCGTTTCGCGGACAGTTGCCGGCCAGGCTATTCACCGAGCCCTTCACCATGCCGGTGACCGACGGCCGTGGCATTCCCCGGGAAACCATGCGCCGCGCGCTCGGTCTACTTGCCGAGGCAGGCTTCAAACCTTCCGGCCAGCGGCTCACCAACGCCAAGGGCCACCCGCTGCGTTTCGAGATACTGCTGGTCAATCCCAACCTGGAGCGCATTCTCCAGCCATTCACCGAGAACCTGGCCAGCATCGGCATCCAGGCCAACTTGAGAACCGTGGATCGCGCCCAATACAAACAGCGCCTGGATCGCTTCGAGTTCGACATGATCCTGCTGACCCTGCCGCAAACCCTCAGCCCTGGCCTGGAGCAATCCCTGTACTTCCACTCCAGCCAGGCCAGCGTGAAGGGGGGCAAGAATTACGCCGGCATCAAGGATCCGGTCGTCGACGCCCTGCTCGAAAAGCTGCTCGCCGCCCGAACCCGAGACGAACAGGTGGCCGCGACCCGCGCCCTGGATCGGGTGATGCTCTGGCAGTACTACACCATTCCCAACTGGTACATCGACTATCACCGCCTGGCGTACCGCAACCGCTTTGCCTTCGTCGCCACGCCGCCCTACACGCTGGGGCTGCGCAGCTGGTGGCTGAAACCCACGGAGACCACCCAATGA
- a CDS encoding extracellular solute-binding protein, which produces MTRPLRSFLMHGSALLLLGLASFAGAAPQHALTLYGEAPKYPANFKHFDYVNPDAPKGGVLRLPGLNGFDSFNPFIPKGNPADRIGLIYDTLTYHSPDEPFTEYGLLAEKVEKGADDSYVRFYLNPKARFHDGEPVTAEDVIFTFNTLLEHGDPLYRHYYADVAEVVAENPRTVRFDFKHAGNRELPLILGQLQVLPKHWWADRDFSRGSLEPPLGSGPYRIANFSPNSSIRFERVKDWWAKDLPVARGMYNFDEIRIEYFRDMAVALEAFKAGQFDVNLEYSAKDWATGYNSPALRAGRFVQEAFPNRNPAGMQGFVFNTRKPMFQDPRVREAIAQLFDFEWANKQLFYGAYKRTHSYFENSEMAARGLPSPAELKLLEPLRGQIPDRVFTEAFAPPVSDGSGIIRDQARRAYQLLTEAGYRIENDKMVDANGNPLAFEFLNTQANLERVILPFKRNLAELGIDLQIRRVDVSQYMNRLRSRDFDMTSSIWPQSSSPGNEQREFWHSSSADNPGSRNLIGLRDPAIDKLVEGLIQADSRESLITHTRALDRVLLWGHYVVPNYYVDAYRVAYWKRFGHPEKSPLYDYGLMTWWQEKPIGEVISRDDASTTEQEER; this is translated from the coding sequence ATGACGCGCCCACTGCGTTCATTTCTCATGCATGGCAGCGCCCTGCTGCTGCTCGGCCTCGCCAGCTTCGCCGGGGCCGCCCCGCAACACGCGCTGACACTGTACGGCGAGGCGCCGAAATACCCGGCCAACTTCAAGCACTTCGATTACGTGAACCCGGATGCGCCCAAGGGGGGCGTGCTGCGTCTGCCTGGCCTCAACGGCTTCGACAGCTTCAACCCGTTCATTCCCAAGGGCAACCCGGCCGACCGCATCGGCCTGATCTACGACACCCTCACCTACCATTCGCCGGATGAGCCCTTCACCGAATACGGCCTGCTCGCCGAAAAGGTCGAGAAAGGCGCCGACGACAGTTACGTGCGCTTCTATCTCAACCCCAAGGCACGCTTTCATGACGGCGAACCGGTCACCGCCGAGGACGTGATCTTCACCTTCAACACCTTGCTCGAACATGGCGACCCGCTGTACCGGCACTATTACGCCGACGTGGCCGAGGTGGTCGCCGAGAATCCGCGCACCGTGCGCTTCGACTTCAAGCATGCCGGCAACCGCGAGCTGCCGCTGATCCTCGGCCAGCTGCAGGTGCTGCCCAAGCACTGGTGGGCTGACCGTGATTTTTCCCGGGGCAGCCTGGAGCCGCCGCTGGGCAGTGGCCCCTACCGCATCGCCAACTTCTCACCGAACAGTTCCATCCGCTTCGAACGCGTGAAGGACTGGTGGGCCAAGGACCTGCCGGTGGCCCGCGGGATGTACAACTTCGACGAAATCCGCATCGAGTACTTTCGCGACATGGCCGTGGCCCTAGAGGCCTTCAAGGCCGGCCAGTTCGACGTCAACCTCGAGTACTCGGCGAAGGACTGGGCCACCGGCTACAACTCGCCGGCGCTGCGCGCCGGCCGCTTTGTCCAGGAAGCCTTTCCCAACCGCAACCCGGCCGGCATGCAGGGTTTCGTATTCAATACCCGCAAGCCGATGTTCCAGGACCCACGGGTGCGTGAGGCGATCGCCCAGCTGTTCGATTTCGAATGGGCCAACAAGCAGCTGTTCTACGGCGCCTACAAGCGTACCCACAGCTACTTCGAGAACTCGGAAATGGCCGCCCGAGGCCTGCCCAGCCCGGCCGAGCTGAAGCTTTTGGAGCCGCTGCGCGGGCAGATTCCCGATCGCGTGTTCACCGAGGCCTTCGCACCGCCGGTCAGCGACGGCAGTGGCATCATTCGCGACCAGGCGCGCCGCGCCTATCAGCTGCTCACCGAGGCCGGCTACCGGATCGAGAACGACAAGATGGTCGATGCCAATGGCAACCCGCTGGCGTTCGAGTTCCTCAACACCCAGGCCAACCTGGAACGGGTGATCCTGCCGTTCAAGCGCAACCTGGCCGAGCTGGGCATCGACCTGCAGATTCGCCGTGTCGACGTTTCCCAGTACATGAACCGCCTGCGTTCGCGGGACTTCGACATGACCTCGTCGATCTGGCCGCAATCCAGCTCGCCCGGCAACGAGCAGCGTGAATTCTGGCATTCGAGCAGCGCCGACAACCCGGGCAGCCGCAACCTCATCGGCCTGCGTGACCCGGCGATCGACAAGCTGGTCGAGGGGCTGATTCAGGCCGATTCCCGTGAGTCGCTGATCACCCACACCCGCGCCCTGGATCGGGTGCTGCTGTGGGGCCACTACGTGGTGCCCAACTATTACGTGGATGCCTATCGCGTCGCCTACTGGAAGCGCTTCGGCCATCCGGAGAAATCGCCGCTCTACGACTACGGCCTGATGACCTGGTGGCAGGAAAAGCCGATCGGCGAAGTGATCAGCCGCGACGATGCGTCCACCACCGAGCAGGAAGAACGCTAG
- a CDS encoding microcin C ABC transporter permease YejB: MLAYILRRLLLIIPTVFGILVINFAIIQAAPGGPVEQMIAKLEGFDAAAGGATGRISGGGGEVSTAGSNYRGAQGLDPELIAEIEKMYGFDKSAPERFWIMIKNYARLDFGDSFFRDAKVIDLIMEKMPVSISLGLWSTLIMYLVSIPLGIAKATRHGSAFDVWTSSAIIVGYAIPAFLFAILLIVLFAGGSYWDFFPLRGLTSSNFEELSLSGKILDYFWHLALPVTALVIGNFATLTLLTKNSFLDEINKQYVTTARAKGLSNARVLYGHVFRNAMLLIIAGFPAAFIGIFFTGSLLIEVIFSLDGLGLLSFEAAINRDYPVVFGTLFIFTLLGLVVKLIGDITYTLVDPRIDFESREA; this comes from the coding sequence ATGCTCGCCTATATCCTGCGGCGCCTGCTGCTGATCATCCCGACCGTGTTCGGCATCCTGGTCATCAACTTCGCGATCATTCAGGCCGCGCCCGGCGGCCCGGTAGAACAGATGATCGCCAAGCTCGAGGGCTTCGACGCGGCCGCCGGTGGCGCCACGGGGCGCATCTCCGGCGGCGGCGGCGAAGTGTCCACCGCCGGCTCCAACTACCGCGGCGCCCAGGGCCTGGATCCGGAGCTGATCGCCGAGATCGAGAAGATGTACGGCTTCGACAAGTCGGCCCCCGAACGCTTCTGGATCATGATCAAGAACTACGCCAGGCTGGACTTCGGCGACAGCTTCTTTCGCGACGCCAAGGTCATCGACCTGATCATGGAAAAGATGCCGGTGTCCATTTCCCTGGGGTTATGGAGCACGCTGATCATGTACCTGGTGTCCATCCCGCTGGGTATTGCCAAGGCCACCCGACACGGCAGCGCCTTCGACGTGTGGACCAGCTCGGCGATCATCGTGGGTTACGCCATTCCCGCGTTCCTGTTCGCCATCCTGCTGATCGTGTTGTTCGCCGGCGGCAGCTACTGGGACTTCTTCCCGCTGCGCGGCCTGACGTCCAGCAACTTCGAGGAGCTGAGCCTGAGCGGCAAGATCCTCGACTACTTCTGGCACCTGGCCCTGCCGGTCACCGCCCTGGTGATCGGCAACTTCGCCACCCTTACCCTGCTGACCAAGAACAGCTTTCTCGACGAGATCAACAAGCAGTACGTGACCACCGCCAGGGCCAAGGGCCTGAGTAATGCCCGGGTGCTCTACGGCCACGTGTTCCGTAACGCCATGCTGCTGATCATCGCCGGTTTCCCGGCCGCCTTCATCGGCATCTTCTTCACCGGATCCCTGCTCATCGAGGTGATTTTCTCCCTCGACGGCCTGGGCCTGCTGAGTTTCGAGGCGGCGATCAACCGCGATTACCCGGTGGTCTTCGGCACCCTGTTCATCTTCACCTTGCTGGGACTGGTCGTGAAACTGATCGGTGACATCACCTACACCCTGGTCGATCCGCGCATCGACTTCGAAAGCCGGGAGGCCTGA
- a CDS encoding ABC transporter permease: MALSPLNQRRFERFKAHKRGWWSLWIFLALFFVTLGAELIANDKPLVVSYDGELYFPVLKRYPETTFGGEFPLQANYKSPYIQELIEQKDGWMVWPPIPFSYSSINYDLKVPAPAPPSAANWLGTDDQGRDVLARVIYGFRISVLFALALTLASSVIGVAAGALQGFYGGWVDLAGQRFLEVWSGLPVLYLLIILASFVQPNFWWLLGLMLLFSWMSLVDVVRAEFLRGRNLEYVRAARALGMRNGAIMFRHILPNAMVSTMTFLPFIVTGAIGTLTALDFLGFGLPAGAPSLGELVAQGKSNLQAPWLGISAFAVLAIMLSLLVFIGEAARDAFDPRK, encoded by the coding sequence ATGGCACTTTCCCCGCTCAATCAACGTCGTTTCGAGCGTTTCAAGGCCCACAAGCGCGGCTGGTGGTCGCTGTGGATCTTTCTCGCGCTGTTCTTCGTGACCCTGGGCGCCGAGCTGATCGCCAACGACAAGCCGCTGGTGGTCAGCTATGACGGCGAACTGTACTTTCCGGTGCTCAAGCGCTACCCGGAGACCACCTTTGGCGGTGAATTTCCGCTGCAGGCCAACTACAAGAGCCCGTATATCCAGGAGCTGATCGAGCAGAAGGATGGCTGGATGGTCTGGCCGCCGATCCCCTTCAGCTATTCGAGCATCAACTACGACCTCAAGGTGCCCGCCCCCGCGCCGCCCTCGGCAGCCAACTGGCTGGGCACCGACGACCAGGGCCGCGACGTGCTGGCCCGGGTCATCTATGGCTTTCGGATTTCCGTGCTGTTCGCCCTGGCGCTGACCCTGGCCAGCTCGGTGATCGGCGTTGCCGCCGGTGCCCTGCAGGGTTTCTACGGCGGCTGGGTGGACCTGGCCGGGCAGCGCTTCCTGGAGGTCTGGTCAGGCTTGCCGGTGCTCTACCTGCTGATCATTCTGGCCAGCTTCGTGCAGCCCAACTTCTGGTGGCTGCTCGGCCTGATGCTGCTGTTCTCCTGGATGAGCCTGGTAGACGTGGTGCGCGCCGAGTTCCTGCGTGGTCGCAACCTCGAATACGTGCGCGCAGCCCGGGCGCTGGGCATGCGCAACGGGGCGATCATGTTCCGCCATATCCTGCCCAATGCCATGGTCTCGACCATGACCTTCCTGCCGTTCATCGTCACCGGCGCCATCGGCACCCTCACCGCCCTGGACTTCCTGGGCTTCGGCCTGCCGGCCGGCGCGCCGTCGCTCGGCGAGCTGGTCGCCCAGGGCAAGTCCAACCTGCAGGCGCCCTGGCTGGGCATCAGTGCCTTCGCCGTACTGGCCATCATGTTGAGCCTGCTGGTATTTATCGGCGAAGCGGCTCGCGATGCGTTCGATCCGAGGAAATAA
- a CDS encoding ABC transporter ATP-binding protein produces MSHPDNLVEIRDLSVAFVNGGSSRSVVNHISFDIRRGETLALVGESGSGKSVTAHSVLRLLPYPLAQHPSGSINYGGDDLLKLPERKLRGIRGNRIAMVFQEPMTSLNPLHSIEKQINEVLALHKGLRGKAATQRTLELLELVGIPEPHKRLKALPHELSGGQRQRVMIAMALANEPELLIADEPTTALDVTVQLKILELLKDLQARLGMAMLIITHDLKLVRRIAQRVCVMQNGELVEQADCETLFTAPQHPYTCELLAAEPDGDPVASDDAQTLLAVEDLRVWFPIKKGLLRRTVDHVKAVDGINFSLQRGQTLGIVGESGSGKSTLGLAILRLIGSQGRIRFGEHHLDGLSQGDVRPLRREMQVVFQDPFGSLSPRMTVGMIVGEGLRIHRIGTAAEQEQAIIDALQEVGLDPQSRHRYPHEFSGGQRQRIAIARALVLKPALILLDEPTSALDRTVQRQVVDLLRSLQAKYNLSYLFISHDLAVVRAISHQLMVVKQGQVVEQGDARQIFQAPQHPYTQQLLEAAFLTTVKPETA; encoded by the coding sequence ATGAGCCACCCCGATAACCTCGTCGAAATCCGCGACCTCTCCGTCGCCTTCGTCAACGGCGGCAGCAGCCGCAGCGTGGTCAACCACATCAGCTTCGACATTCGCCGAGGCGAGACCCTGGCGCTGGTCGGTGAAAGCGGCTCCGGCAAGTCGGTGACCGCCCACTCGGTCCTGCGCCTGCTGCCCTACCCCCTGGCCCAGCATCCCAGTGGCAGTATCAACTATGGCGGCGACGACTTGCTCAAACTGCCCGAGCGCAAACTGCGTGGCATCCGCGGCAACCGCATCGCCATGGTGTTCCAGGAGCCGATGACCTCGCTGAACCCGCTGCACAGCATCGAAAAACAGATCAATGAGGTACTCGCCCTGCACAAGGGCCTGCGCGGCAAGGCCGCTACCCAGCGCACCCTGGAGCTGCTGGAGCTGGTCGGCATTCCGGAACCGCACAAGCGCCTCAAGGCCCTGCCCCATGAGCTGTCGGGCGGCCAACGCCAGCGGGTGATGATCGCCATGGCCCTGGCCAACGAGCCGGAGCTGCTGATCGCCGACGAGCCGACCACCGCGCTGGACGTGACCGTACAGCTGAAGATTCTCGAACTGCTCAAGGACCTGCAGGCGCGCCTGGGCATGGCCATGCTGATCATCACCCATGACCTCAAGCTGGTACGCCGTATCGCCCAACGCGTGTGCGTGATGCAGAACGGCGAGCTGGTCGAGCAGGCGGATTGCGAAACGCTGTTCACCGCGCCGCAGCACCCCTACACCTGCGAGCTGCTGGCCGCCGAGCCGGACGGCGACCCGGTCGCCAGCGACGACGCGCAGACGCTGCTGGCCGTGGAGGACCTGCGGGTCTGGTTCCCGATCAAGAAAGGGTTGCTGCGCCGCACGGTCGATCACGTCAAAGCCGTGGACGGCATCAACTTCAGCCTGCAACGTGGCCAGACCCTTGGCATCGTGGGCGAGAGCGGCTCGGGGAAATCGACCCTGGGCCTGGCGATCCTGCGTCTGATCGGCAGTCAGGGTCGCATCCGCTTCGGCGAGCACCACCTGGACGGCCTGTCCCAGGGTGACGTGCGCCCGCTACGCCGGGAAATGCAGGTGGTCTTCCAGGACCCCTTCGGCAGCCTCAGCCCGCGCATGACGGTGGGCATGATCGTCGGTGAAGGGCTGCGCATCCATCGCATCGGCACCGCGGCCGAGCAGGAGCAGGCGATCATCGATGCGCTGCAGGAAGTCGGCCTTGATCCGCAAAGCCGCCATCGTTACCCCCACGAGTTCTCCGGTGGACAGCGTCAGCGCATCGCTATCGCCCGTGCCCTGGTGCTCAAGCCGGCGCTGATCCTGCTCGACGAGCCGACCTCGGCCCTGGACCGCACCGTGCAGCGCCAGGTGGTCGACCTGCTGCGCTCGCTGCAGGCCAAGTACAACCTGAGCTACCTGTTCATCAGCCATGACCTGGCGGTGGTTCGCGCGATCAGCCATCAATTGATGGTGGTGAAACAGGGCCAGGTCGTCGAGCAGGGCGACGCCAGGCAGATCTTCCAGGCGCCGCAGCACCCCTATACCCAGCAGCTTCTGGAGGCGGCATTTCTGACCACCGTGAAACCTGAAACAGCCTGA
- a CDS encoding SurA N-terminal domain-containing protein, translated as MLQNIRDNSQGWIAKTIIGLIVVLMALTGVDAIITGTGNSQNAADVNGEKISQNELNQAVEMQRRQLLQQLGKEFDPAMLDERLLRDASLKGLIERSLLLQGAKDSKFAFSQAALDQVIVQTPEFQVEGRFNADRFDQVIRQLGYTRMQFRQMLEQEMLIGQLRAGISGSGFVTDEEVAAFARLEKQTRDFATRTIKADPAAVKVSDDDVKAYYDAQQSQFMSPEQVVIEYVELKKDAFFSQVAVGDDEMKAAYESEIANLAEQRQAAHILIEVGGDVSDEQAKARIEEVQKRLQGGEDFAALAKEFSQDPGSASEGGDLGYAGKGVYDPAFEDALYALKQDEVSAPVRTEFGWHLIKLLGVQAPEVPSFDSLKEKLETDLKAQRVEQRFVEATKQLEDAAFESSDLAQPAQELGLKVQTSEPFGRQGGEGIAANRQVLQAAFSQEVLEDGSNSSAIELDPNTLVVIRVKEHRKPQQLELDQVSDSIRAQLTKTRASEAAKAAGEQMVAELRDGKVEGGAEWQVVEAATRNQDGVDPAVLQALFRMPKPTGEKSEFSGIALANGDFVVIRLKGVSEPEQALSDEEKAMYRRFLASRSGQEDFAAYRKLLESKADIERY; from the coding sequence ATGCTGCAAAATATCAGGGACAATTCACAGGGTTGGATTGCCAAAACCATCATCGGCCTGATCGTCGTTCTCATGGCGTTGACGGGCGTTGACGCGATCATCACCGGCACCGGCAATAGCCAGAACGCCGCCGACGTGAATGGCGAGAAGATCAGCCAGAACGAGCTCAACCAGGCTGTGGAGATGCAGCGCCGCCAGTTGCTGCAGCAACTGGGCAAGGAATTCGACCCGGCCATGCTCGATGAGCGTCTGCTGCGCGATGCCTCCCTCAAGGGGTTGATCGAGCGTTCGCTGCTGTTGCAGGGCGCCAAGGACTCCAAGTTCGCCTTTTCCCAAGCCGCGCTCGACCAGGTGATCGTGCAGACGCCCGAATTCCAGGTGGAGGGGCGCTTCAATGCCGACCGCTTCGACCAGGTGATTCGTCAGCTTGGCTACACCCGCATGCAGTTCCGCCAGATGCTCGAGCAGGAAATGCTGATCGGCCAACTGCGCGCCGGTATCTCCGGTAGCGGCTTCGTCACCGATGAAGAAGTGGCGGCCTTCGCGCGCCTCGAGAAGCAGACCCGTGATTTCGCGACCCGCACCATCAAGGCGGATCCTGCCGCGGTGAAGGTCAGCGATGATGACGTGAAGGCTTACTACGATGCCCAGCAGTCTCAGTTCATGAGCCCGGAGCAGGTGGTCATCGAGTACGTCGAACTGAAGAAGGACGCCTTCTTCTCGCAGGTTGCCGTCGGCGACGACGAAATGAAAGCTGCCTACGAGTCGGAAATCGCCAACCTGGCCGAACAGCGCCAGGCCGCTCACATTCTGATCGAGGTGGGCGGCGACGTCAGCGACGAGCAGGCCAAGGCCAGGATCGAAGAGGTCCAGAAGCGCCTGCAGGGCGGAGAAGACTTCGCTGCCCTGGCCAAGGAGTTCTCCCAGGATCCGGGCTCGGCCAGCGAAGGCGGTGACCTGGGCTATGCGGGCAAGGGCGTTTACGACCCGGCCTTCGAGGATGCCCTGTACGCGCTGAAGCAGGATGAAGTGTCGGCACCGGTGCGCACCGAGTTCGGCTGGCACCTGATCAAGCTGCTCGGCGTCCAGGCCCCTGAAGTGCCGTCGTTCGACAGCCTGAAGGAAAAGCTCGAGACCGACCTCAAGGCGCAACGCGTCGAGCAGCGTTTCGTGGAAGCTACCAAGCAGCTCGAAGACGCCGCCTTCGAATCCTCGGACCTGGCGCAACCCGCCCAGGAACTGGGCCTGAAAGTGCAGACCAGCGAGCCGTTCGGTCGCCAGGGTGGTGAAGGCATTGCCGCCAACCGTCAGGTTCTGCAAGCCGCTTTCAGCCAGGAAGTGCTGGAAGATGGCAGCAACAGCAGCGCCATCGAACTCGACCCGAATACCTTGGTGGTCATCCGCGTCAAGGAACACCGCAAGCCGCAACAGCTGGAGCTCGACCAGGTAAGCGACAGCATTCGTGCCCAGCTGACCAAGACCCGCGCTAGTGAGGCCGCCAAGGCTGCTGGCGAGCAGATGGTCGCCGAGCTGCGTGATGGCAAGGTGGAGGGAGGCGCCGAGTGGCAGGTCGTCGAGGCCGCCACGCGCAACCAGGACGGCGTCGATCCGGCCGTGCTGCAGGCGCTGTTCCGCATGCCCAAGCCGACCGGCGAGAAGTCCGAGTTCAGCGGCATTGCGCTGGCCAACGGTGACTTCGTGGTGATTCGCCTGAAGGGTGTCAGCGAGCCGGAGCAGGCCCTGAGCGACGAGGAGAAGGCCATGTACCGTCGCTTCCTCGCTTCGCGCAGTGGCCAGGAGGACTTCGCCGCCTACCGCAAGCTGCTGGAAAGCAAGGCGGACATCGAGCGCTATTAA
- the hupB gene encoding nucleoid-associated protein HU-beta, with translation MNKSELIDAIAASADIPKAVAGRALDAVIESVTGALKAGDSVVLVGFGTFAVKERAARTGRNPQTGKPISIAAAKIPGFKAGKALKDAVN, from the coding sequence GTGAACAAGTCGGAACTGATCGATGCCATCGCCGCATCTGCTGATATCCCGAAAGCTGTTGCTGGCCGTGCGCTGGACGCAGTGATTGAATCCGTTACTGGCGCTCTGAAGGCTGGTGATTCCGTTGTACTGGTTGGTTTCGGTACTTTCGCTGTCAAAGAGCGTGCTGCTCGCACTGGCCGCAACCCGCAGACTGGCAAGCCGATCAGCATCGCCGCTGCCAAGATCCCAGGTTTCAAAGCTGGTAAAGCACTGAAAGACGCCGTCAACTAA